GCGGGGCGGCCGCCGCCGGCCTGGACCTTCTCGGCCGGCTCGGGGTCCTCGGCCGGGGACCCCGCGGGGGAGTCCGGAACCGCGCTGATCCGGGAGTTGCGGGTGGGCAGGGAGGGACGGCGGTCGTCGTCCTTGGCGGGGGTGCTGAGCAGGTCGCTCTCGGGCGCCTCGGCCGGGGCGGGGGACGGTGCGGGGGTCTGGGACGCTGCCTCGGGCGCGGTCGAAGCCTGGGACGGCGCCTTGGCGCCGTCGCCCCTGTCAGCGTCAGCCCTGTCTTCGCCGGTCCGGTCGCCCTCGGGCGTCGGCGACGTGGAAACCGAGGTCAGCAGCGGCTTCCCGGGCCGCTTGGTGCGGCTCGCCTCCAGTGCGGCGCCGGGGGTGCGGTCGACGATCTCGCGCACCTCCCAGATGTCCTCGCCGGTGTCCTCACCCGCGGGTAGCGGGGTGCGGTCACCCGAGATGAGGCCCTGCGGGAGCAGCACGATGGCCTGCACGCCGCCGTACGGCGACGAACGCAGGTGTACGCGGATGCCGTGGCGGTGCGCCAGGTGCGAGACCACGAAGAGGCCGAGGCGCATCTTCTCGTTGAGGCGCATCACGTCGAACTCGGGCGGGTCCGCCAACAGGGCGTTGGCCGAGGCGAGCTCGCCGTCGGTCATGCCCAGGCCCCGGTCCTCGATCTCGATGGTCACACCGTTGGGCACGTCCTCGCTGCTCAGGCGTACCTGGGTGTGCGGCGGCGAGAACATGGCGGCGTTGTCGACCAGCTCGGCGACCAGGTGGATGACGTCGGCGACGGCCGGGCCGTTGAGGTTCACCCGGGCGATGCGCTCGCGCTTGACCCGGGTGTAGTCGCCGGACTCGGAGATCGCGCCGCGCAGGACGTCGATCAGCGGCATGGGGCGGTGCCAGGTGCGGCCCGGGGCCTCACCGCCGAGGATCAGCAGGTTCTCGGCGTTACGGCGGGAGCGTGTCGCGAGGTGGTCCAGTTTGAACAGCTGGGCGAGCTGGTCCGGGTCCTCCTGCTCGCGCTCCATCTTGTCCAGCAGGCGCAGCTGGCGGTGGACCAGCGTCTGGCTGCGGTGGGCGATGTTGAGGAAGACGCGGTTGACGCCCTGGCGCAGCTCGGTCTGCTGGACGGCCTCCTCGATGGCTGCGCGCTGGGCGGTGTTGAACGCCTGCGCGACGTCACCGATCTCGTCGTCCCCGGCCTTGAGCTCGGGCAGCGCGGTGGAGGTGTCCACGCGCTCGCCGCGGTGCAGGCGGTCCATGATCTCCGGCAGCCGCTTCTCGGCCATGTCCTGGGACTCCGTGCGCAGCGTGAGCAGGCGCTCGGTGAGGTTCCGGGAGGAACGGCGGGCCAGGAAGAACGCCACCGCGATGACGGCGGCGACACCGAGGCTGCCGCCGACAGCGAGGGCCACGGCGCTGTTGGCGTCCTCACGGCTCATCTGCGCCGAGTGCAGTGCCTCGTCCGCGCCCAG
This DNA window, taken from Nocardiopsis exhalans, encodes the following:
- a CDS encoding nitrate- and nitrite sensing domain-containing protein; this encodes MQAVPKKRGRTITARIRAMVMIPTTALVALWLILTFALGGDAALKLIRSKATDELVTPAAVGLVDAMTERSATIAYIENPDDADLVQQLEQTRQATDDSLGAVVEDLIGFADLAPGDAGMHIEMLHGMYQEIGEFREAVDNGDAGRADVLDYYNELVLHGADSFDSQGREGNEGDAVSPGFTAVYMFRTVDVGAKLDAQIARAFATGDLSLEDQREFTALLGAFETLLDANAPYLAGEGHLERYDAVMESPEFATLTRLSDEIVEREIESTTVTDPITLAPETVDDLTMPVDKAEWDAAYDHVLTELTALGADEALHSAQMSREDANSAVALAVGGSLGVAAVIAVAFFLARRSSRNLTERLLTLRTESQDMAEKRLPEIMDRLHRGERVDTSTALPELKAGDDEIGDVAQAFNTAQRAAIEEAVQQTELRQGVNRVFLNIAHRSQTLVHRQLRLLDKMEREQEDPDQLAQLFKLDHLATRSRRNAENLLILGGEAPGRTWHRPMPLIDVLRGAISESGDYTRVKRERIARVNLNGPAVADVIHLVAELVDNAAMFSPPHTQVRLSSEDVPNGVTIEIEDRGLGMTDGELASANALLADPPEFDVMRLNEKMRLGLFVVSHLAHRHGIRVHLRSSPYGGVQAIVLLPQGLISGDRTPLPAGEDTGEDIWEVREIVDRTPGAALEASRTKRPGKPLLTSVSTSPTPEGDRTGEDRADADRGDGAKAPSQASTAPEAASQTPAPSPAPAEAPESDLLSTPAKDDDRRPSLPTRNSRISAVPDSPAGSPAEDPEPAEKVQAGGGRPALPKRRPQENLAPQLATDPSDTGNFGPAAGGGPSSEPTLDGKERLARLRRNMSAFQQGTDRGRRDGQQNTNDTDKDA